The Deferribacter desulfuricans SSM1 genome contains a region encoding:
- a CDS encoding GGDEF domain-containing protein — protein MLQKTNIDQKTNLDKLYTDITTEIIKILLEIRKNNQSMTPVLIKSYLKKSSVINNIINTGTNTEIQTPIGLNEYKNKLNVLFNKVLDYLPKNQINQFKDRIEEIQSAEDFNDLFLDIISYFITYLIKIINIFEKTWDILKDIINHMDNVNEQFIQIIDNSKQIFMEEIKNIDKIDNYIDSMKQDTLIESDLKSLKKKLLEKIILIKTELKNNKNKQKEQVSKLTLNKTQIQVNIDKYVQSIEQLQKELEQIKRESEIDTLTNVFNRNTFDKYIVKAIDRFKKHNESVSVIMLDIDDFKKINDNYGHLVGDSVLRNFAAILKNSVRNSDLIFRYGGEEFIIVLPETKISQALSISERILKELNKTSFKLKKDSLKVTASMGVTESKMEDNVETLLKRVDNYLYKSKATGKNKITSDFNYNM, from the coding sequence ATGCTGCAAAAAACAAATATTGACCAAAAAACAAATTTAGATAAACTTTATACTGATATAACTACAGAGATTATTAAGATATTATTAGAAATCAGAAAAAATAACCAAAGTATGACACCTGTACTAATAAAAAGTTATTTAAAGAAGAGTTCTGTAATTAATAATATTATAAATACAGGAACAAATACAGAAATACAAACTCCAATAGGATTGAATGAATATAAAAATAAATTAAATGTATTATTTAATAAAGTACTTGATTATTTACCAAAAAATCAAATCAATCAATTTAAAGATAGAATAGAAGAGATACAATCTGCAGAAGATTTTAATGATTTGTTTCTAGATATTATTTCTTATTTTATTACATACTTAATAAAAATTATAAATATTTTTGAAAAAACATGGGATATTTTAAAAGACATTATTAATCATATGGATAATGTAAATGAACAATTTATTCAGATAATAGATAATAGTAAACAAATATTTATGGAAGAAATTAAAAATATTGATAAGATAGATAACTATATAGACTCTATGAAACAAGACACTTTAATTGAAAGTGATCTTAAGTCATTGAAGAAAAAATTATTAGAAAAGATAATTTTAATAAAAACAGAATTAAAAAATAATAAAAATAAGCAAAAAGAACAGGTTAGTAAACTAACTTTAAATAAAACTCAAATACAAGTAAATATTGATAAATATGTACAGTCTATAGAGCAACTACAAAAGGAATTAGAACAAATTAAAAGAGAATCTGAAATAGATACACTAACTAATGTATTTAATCGGAATACTTTTGACAAATACATTGTTAAAGCAATAGATAGATTTAAAAAACATAATGAGTCAGTATCAGTTATCATGTTAGATATAGATGATTTTAAAAAAATAAATGACAATTATGGACATTTAGTTGGAGATTCAGTTTTACGTAATTTTGCTGCTATATTAAAAAATAGTGTTAGAAACTCTGACTTAATTTTTAGATATGGTGGTGAAGAGTTTATCATTGTATTGCCAGAAACAAAAATATCACAAGCATTAAGTATTAGTGAAAGGATACTTAAAGAATTAAATAAGACTTCATTTAAGTTAAAAAAAGATAGTTTGAAAGTAACAGCTAGTATGGGAGTTACTGAATCTAAAATGGAAGATAATGTAGAAACATTATTAAAAAGAGTGGATAATTATTTGTATAAATCAAAAGCTACAGGTAAAAATAAAATAACGTCAGATTTCAATTATAATATGTAA
- a CDS encoding outer membrane beta-barrel protein has protein sequence MYKKLLNKLTISILCFVLLVSSVSFAESNKHIRVGFGIKNLSLDTKGEDSATLYGFEFSWGIPIYENKYGNINFGMNTGYFYGKNDIGYSSNISIDDIIAEISIGYSKTLLEHFVVNFDLLSGYEYTSFDTDNEHGLTFGIAGGFAYKYLDDAAIGIKAKYMNSSNDLIDYSTTVTANITLFFN, from the coding sequence ATGTACAAAAAACTACTAAACAAACTTACTATTTCTATACTCTGTTTTGTACTATTAGTTAGTAGTGTATCTTTTGCAGAATCTAACAAACATATTCGAGTAGGATTTGGAATAAAAAACCTCTCACTTGATACAAAGGGTGAAGATAGTGCTACACTTTATGGATTTGAATTTTCTTGGGGAATTCCAATTTATGAAAATAAATATGGAAATATAAATTTTGGTATGAATACAGGATACTTTTATGGTAAAAATGATATTGGTTATTCTTCAAATATCAGTATTGATGATATTATAGCAGAAATAAGTATAGGTTATTCTAAAACTTTACTTGAACACTTTGTTGTTAATTTTGATTTATTAAGTGGTTATGAATATACAAGTTTTGATACTGATAACGAACATGGTTTAACTTTTGGTATAGCAGGAGGTTTTGCTTATAAATATTTAGATGATGCTGCCATTGGTATTAAAGCAAAATATATGAATTCATCAAATGATTTAATTGATTATTCTACTACTGTTACAGCAAATATAACTTTATTTTTTAATTAA